The Pedobacter frigiditerrae genomic sequence TGGAGAGAGACAAAAAGATATGGGTTAGTGTTACGGGGCTTGCAGGAATAGAAGGTGCAAGAGCGGTAATTACTCCAGATAGTTTATTGTTAAGGAATAATTTACAGAAGACATATACTAAAAAGCCATTTAGTTATGTTTATAGCTTTACAAGTAAACAAGTTAGTTTTAAAATGTTGCAGGCAATTCTTTCTGGAAATACAATTTCAGAATTTATGACAGAAAAATCTGATTTAAAGCAAGAAAATGGTGTTTGGCTTTTAAATGGAAATGCTGAAGATTTGGCTTATCGTATTTTGTTTAATACGCTTTTAAAACCTAATGAAACTAATTTAAACGATGTGAAAAATGCGCAGGCATTAAAGGTTGTTTATGGAGAATATACACCGGTTAATAATGCTCTATTTCCATCAAGTTTAAAAATAAACTCGATGTCTGGCGCAAAAAA encodes the following:
- a CDS encoding DUF4292 domain-containing protein is translated as MRRNILNSFSLIAIVLLAVGCRPKKVIVATPDAPQEKVVVKADEKPQNLTLLKSKDLPFNTLSLKGKTSLKVDGDENNVTLNIRMERDKKIWVSVTGLAGIEGARAVITPDSLLLRNNLQKTYTKKPFSYVYSFTSKQVSFKMLQAILSGNTISEFMTEKSDLKQENGVWLLNGNAEDLAYRILFNTLLKPNETNLNDVKNAQALKVVYGEYTPVNNALFPSSLKINSMSGAKKIDISIEFVKIESNVPVDFPFSVPKSYEVIN